Genomic DNA from Triticum dicoccoides isolate Atlit2015 ecotype Zavitan chromosome 4B, WEW_v2.0, whole genome shotgun sequence:
TGCTCGAGGAGGTCGATCGATGGCGTCGGAGAAAGACGCGGCGCTCGCCGCCATGCCCAACGACAACCCCACCATGTGAGACCCTAGCCTGTACCCCTCTCTCCTCCTCTCGCAAGGCCCGCACCAATCCGTCGCTATCTTAATTGTTCCGACGCTGACTGCTCGATCTGTCGGATTGCGCTTCGCTGGCAAAAGCCGTGACATTACAGATTTTGGTGGTTTCACATGTTGTGATTTGTCACTACTGTCTCGAGTAATTGTGCGGGGACTGATGAATTAGTAGTATTTGAAATGGGTAGTGAAGCATCAGTGAACTAGTCTTGTCCCCAAGTTTCCCCAATGATTGTATGCTGCTGGACTGCTGGGAGATCATCAGTGATGCTGTTATGACTCATAGTTGCCGTAGTCCGTTACCAACTTGAATATTTGTAACTTGCAGAACCGAGTGCAAATCGGAGCCTGGCAAATAATGAAATAGAACTATATGGGACATTAGTGCAAGCCATTTGTTAACGAAATGGTTCACCGTGTTGGCTACTGATTTGCAGCAGTGGTCTACTTTTGGCTTCATCAGTTGAACTATACCGCTGCTGGTATTGTGCTTTTATGTTCATAGTAATTATCTTTGTAACTAATCTGAAATATTTGCTAAAACTTCAAAATTGACAACAGTAGCTTCATGTTTAGCTACTAATTTGTTAATGAAGGAGTAAGGAACATGCCCTGGGTTAATGGGAGAATCGTACTGTTATCGACACTTAGTGCTAGTTATTTCTCAGTTACAGAATTGGCTTGCTGAATAGATCAACTATGCCTAAAAGGATGTGAAGAGTCAGTATTTAAATTATGTAtagcaaagcctttgagcaggtgcATCAATTTCTGACATATATTGCATGTGCAGATTTGACAAGATCATCAAAAAGGAGATACCTTCTACAGTGGTGTATGAGGATGAGAAGGTATTGTGTAGTACTATTTGCCTTTTTCCATAGTCAGTTAGGACGGATCAGCAAGGTTGGACTATCAGTATTAATGAAATATCCTGCATTGAAACTAGAGTGGATGTACATACATTGAGTTCACTAGAGAAGAATGGGTTTTGTTAGAATATTGCAGAGATGCAATTCATGCCATATAACCCCTTGAATAACTTGGGTTGTGTTGTATTAAGAGTTATGTTATAAAGGATTACATACAGTTGCTTTAGGAACTAGGACGGTTTCATCTAGTTAATGAACTAGAGGGCTTGGCAACGTAGCAGTTCAGCTATAATCATGGTTAGAAAATTGGTAGGCGTAAAATCCTAGTTTTGCGTATACCCGGCGCCTATCTTTCCCAAGCGCACACATATACATGCTCATTATAAGTGCACGCCTAGCAGCACCTAAGCTAGGTGTTCTGTTGCAATGCTAGAGCCTAAGAATGCTTAAGCGCACACATATTAGTACTTTTTTTAATCATTGGATATGACGATGTTACTACTTACTACTGTTGTTCAAGTCATTCTTGGACTGCACGAACCAATGGTTGGAATTCACAATATAGTTAAGCCTCAGTGGTTACCTGACATTCTGAATCTTCCCTTTGCGTGGAGTTGTTGAGTTTTATTAATTTCAGATAAAAGTATGGAGTAACTGCTATAAATGGACCCATGATTTACACTGAGACCATGCATTATGCTACTCATAGATGCCCAGACCCCATGTAGACACACAGCATATACACAGAGTTTTATGATAAGTGCATGCCAAAAAATTAGTTGCCCCCCTCCATGTTCACTCACTTGCAGATTGGTATGGACCAATGGAAAATAGCGTAAATTTCTAGTTCTGCCAGTCGATCCACGCATCCATGCCCTGCTATGAATTTGACATTAACATTCTTTGGAGGGCCTTACGCTATATACTTAAAAATACTTACATCTTTGAAGTCCAGTCTTCTGTTCTTATGTTTTTGGCTGAACACTTGAGTTTTGTTATTTCTTCTCTATATTGCATCTGCTACTGTACCATATACTTGAAAATAAATTTGATCTGTGGGTTCATTTTCCAGGTCCTCGCTTTCAGAGACATAAATCCTCAAGCTCCGACCCACATTGTAATCATTCCCAAAGTCAAGGATGGATTAACCGGCCTTTCAAAGGTAATGTTGAACTGTTCATCCATGATTGCAGTTTAAATTTTCCAATTTAATCCAACCGCTCATCATATAGTAGATCTATTAAAGTTTCCTGGAATTTAATGTGCTTGAGAGAAAATGGTTTTCATTTGTAATAATCTCT
This window encodes:
- the LOC119290683 gene encoding 14 kDa zinc-binding protein, whose product is MASEKDAALAAMPNDNPTIFDKIIKKEIPSTVVYEDEKVLAFRDINPQAPTHIVIIPKVKDGLTGLSKAEERHVEILGCLLYAAKVIAKQEGLEDGYRIVINDGPSGCQSVYHIHVHLLGGRQMNWPPG